In the genome of Streptomyces sp. NBC_00190, one region contains:
- a CDS encoding DUF72 domain-containing protein: MPMLVGTSGWQYKDWRGVLYPPEQPQRLWLEEYARHFTTVENNNAFYRLPTTEVFGSWRERTPEGFVMAVKASRYLTHLKRLHDPEEPVHRLLEHAAGLGDRMGPVLLQLPPGFREDVGALDACLGCFPGTVRVAVELRHASWWEAERELRAVLERHGSALCWADRWSRPVTPLWRTASWGYVRFHGGIAEPPPHYGRQALKSWAVRIAEQWPDEADVYVYFNNDLGGAAVVDAVKFARTAAAMGRTVSRTPPPPPPSPT, translated from the coding sequence ATGCCCATGCTTGTCGGAACCTCGGGGTGGCAGTACAAGGACTGGCGCGGCGTCCTCTACCCGCCCGAGCAGCCGCAGCGGCTGTGGCTGGAGGAGTACGCCCGGCATTTCACCACCGTCGAGAACAACAACGCCTTCTACCGGCTTCCCACGACGGAGGTCTTCGGGTCCTGGCGGGAGCGGACACCCGAGGGGTTCGTCATGGCGGTCAAGGCCAGCCGCTACCTGACCCATCTGAAGCGGCTGCACGACCCCGAGGAGCCGGTGCACCGGCTGCTGGAACACGCCGCAGGCCTCGGCGACCGGATGGGCCCCGTCCTGCTGCAGCTGCCACCCGGCTTCCGGGAGGACGTCGGGGCGCTGGACGCGTGCCTCGGCTGCTTTCCCGGCACGGTCCGGGTGGCGGTCGAACTGCGCCACGCCTCGTGGTGGGAGGCGGAGCGGGAGCTGCGGGCGGTGCTGGAGCGGCACGGCAGCGCGCTGTGCTGGGCGGACAGGTGGTCCCGCCCGGTGACGCCGCTGTGGCGGACCGCGTCATGGGGGTACGTCCGGTTCCACGGCGGCATCGCCGAGCCGCCGCCGCACTACGGCCGGCAAGCCTTGAAGTCCTGGGCCGTACGCATCGCCGAGCAGTGGCCGGACGAGGCGGACGTGTACGTGTACTTCAACAACGACCTCGGTGGTGCGGCCGTCGTCGATGCCGTGAAGTTCGCCCGGACGGCGGCCGCGATGGGCAGGACGGTGAGCCGTACGCCCCCGCCCCCACCTCCGTCCCCGACGTAG
- the recQ gene encoding DNA helicase RecQ — MALPDASPEISDALQTLHRVFGYSSFRGEQQEIIEQVVGGGDALVLMPTGGGKSLCYQIPALVREGTGVVISPLIALMQDQVDALTALGVRAGFLNSTQDPYERQAVEQAFLADELDLLYLAPERLRTEGTQRLLDRGKVSLFAIDEAHCVAQWGHDFRPDYLALSMLHERWPKVPRIALTATATEATHAEIAARLGLGDARHFVAGFDRPNIQYRIVAKDKPLGQLLELLRTEHDGDAGVVYCLSRSSVEKTAAFLVEQGIDAVPYHAGMDARVRAANQARFLREDGVVVVATIAFGMGIDKPDVRFVAHLDLPKSVEGYYQETGRAGRDGEPATAWLAYGLQDVVQQRKLIDGSEGDEAHRRSLAVHLDAMLALCETVHCRRVRLLEYFGQSGAPCGNCDTCLTPAETWDGTVAAQKLLSTVWRLAKERRQKFGAGQIIDILQGKKTAKVIQFDHDALSVFGVGSDLGTTEWRGVVRQLLALGLLAVEGDYGTLVLTDNSGEVLGGRRSVPMRKERAAVGQPRKASGSGSGKGARVPVDLPAAVVPVFEALRAWRAATAREQGVPAYVVFHDATLREIATRLPATVEELGTIGGVGEAKLTKYAGGVLDTLAECDASGAGHASTAPAPPAESVPPSPAVPAPAAPVPVAQPVAPDADEPPFDLDEMDPPWDDWQ, encoded by the coding sequence ATGGCCCTTCCGGACGCTTCCCCCGAGATCTCCGACGCTTTGCAGACGCTCCACCGCGTCTTCGGTTACAGCTCCTTCCGCGGCGAGCAGCAGGAGATCATCGAGCAGGTCGTCGGTGGCGGCGACGCCCTCGTGCTGATGCCGACCGGCGGTGGCAAGTCGCTCTGCTATCAGATCCCGGCGCTGGTCAGAGAGGGCACGGGCGTCGTGATCTCGCCGCTCATCGCGCTGATGCAGGACCAGGTGGACGCGCTCACCGCCCTCGGGGTGCGGGCCGGATTCCTCAATTCGACGCAGGACCCGTACGAGCGGCAGGCCGTCGAGCAGGCATTCCTCGCGGACGAGCTGGACCTGCTCTACCTGGCTCCCGAGCGGCTGCGCACCGAGGGCACACAGCGACTGCTCGACCGGGGCAAGGTGTCGCTCTTCGCGATCGACGAGGCGCACTGTGTCGCCCAGTGGGGTCACGACTTCCGGCCCGACTACCTCGCGCTGTCCATGCTGCACGAGCGCTGGCCGAAGGTGCCGCGGATCGCGCTGACCGCGACGGCCACCGAGGCCACCCACGCCGAGATCGCGGCGCGGCTCGGTCTGGGGGACGCCAGGCACTTCGTCGCCGGCTTCGACCGGCCGAACATCCAGTACCGCATCGTCGCGAAGGACAAGCCGCTGGGGCAGCTGCTGGAGCTGCTCCGGACCGAGCACGACGGGGACGCCGGAGTCGTCTACTGCCTCTCGCGGTCCTCGGTGGAGAAGACGGCGGCCTTCCTGGTGGAGCAGGGCATCGACGCCGTGCCGTACCACGCGGGGATGGACGCCCGCGTGCGTGCGGCGAACCAGGCGCGCTTCCTGCGGGAGGACGGGGTCGTGGTGGTGGCCACGATCGCCTTCGGCATGGGCATCGACAAGCCGGACGTACGGTTCGTGGCCCACCTCGACCTGCCGAAGTCGGTCGAGGGCTACTACCAGGAGACCGGTCGGGCCGGCCGCGACGGCGAGCCCGCCACGGCGTGGCTGGCGTACGGCCTGCAGGACGTCGTCCAGCAGCGCAAGCTCATCGACGGTTCCGAGGGCGACGAGGCCCACCGCCGCTCACTGGCGGTACACCTGGACGCCATGCTGGCGCTGTGCGAGACGGTCCATTGCCGCCGGGTGCGGCTGCTGGAGTACTTCGGGCAGTCGGGCGCGCCGTGCGGCAACTGCGACACCTGTCTGACTCCGGCCGAGACCTGGGACGGCACGGTCGCGGCACAGAAGCTGCTGTCGACGGTGTGGCGGCTGGCGAAGGAGCGGCGCCAGAAGTTCGGCGCCGGCCAGATCATCGACATCCTGCAGGGCAAGAAGACGGCCAAGGTCATCCAGTTCGACCACGACGCGCTCTCGGTGTTCGGCGTCGGGTCGGACCTGGGCACCACGGAGTGGCGAGGAGTCGTCCGGCAGCTGCTGGCGCTGGGGCTGCTGGCGGTGGAGGGCGACTACGGGACGCTCGTGCTGACGGACAACAGCGGCGAGGTGCTGGGCGGGCGCCGCAGCGTCCCGATGCGGAAGGAGAGGGCGGCCGTCGGCCAGCCCCGTAAGGCGTCCGGGTCGGGCTCCGGGAAGGGCGCCCGCGTGCCCGTCGACCTGCCGGCGGCTGTCGTACCTGTCTTCGAGGCCCTCCGTGCCTGGCGGGCCGCAACGGCCCGCGAGCAGGGAGTACCGGCGTACGTCGTCTTCCACGACGCGACGCTGCGGGAGATCGCGACGCGGCTTCCGGCCACGGTCGAGGAGCTGGGCACGATCGGCGGCGTCGGCGAGGCCAAGCTCACCAAGTACGCCGGGGGCGTGCTCGACACCCTGGCGGAGTGCGACGCCTCCGGAGCCGGCCACGCTTCCACCGCCCCCGCGCCCCCGGCCGAGTCCGTCCCCCCGTCCCCGGCCGTCCCGGCCCCTGCGGCGCCCGTCCCGGTGGCGCAGCCCGTGGCGCCGGATGCCGACGAGCCGCCGTTCGACCTGGACGAGATGGACCCGCCGTGGGACGACTGGCAGTAG
- a CDS encoding GlxA family transcriptional regulator, producing MSTVKRFVVVILFDGVDLLDVTGPPEVFSLLQREVGDAAGYEVVLAAETLGPVTTSAGVRVLPDTTFQEVSRRSIDTLLVPGAVEVDGRRRVHAVTDAAVVDRVRTLAGTARRVASVCVGAHILAAAGLLDGKRATTHWSTAQQLAADHPEVEVDSDPIFIRDHDVWTGAGISACLDLSLALVAEDFGEGVALRVARQLVMYLKRPGGQSQFSVPLEPVSTTRRIEDLRHHITRNIAEPLTVADLAGEAHVSERQLTRIFKTELGMTPAAYIESARVEVARNQLESTDATLERIASTCGFNTTDTLIRAFRRKLDTTPTEYRNRFRTPV from the coding sequence TTGAGCACCGTCAAACGATTCGTCGTCGTCATCCTCTTCGACGGTGTCGACCTGCTGGACGTCACCGGCCCCCCGGAGGTGTTCTCCCTGCTGCAACGCGAGGTGGGCGACGCCGCGGGATACGAGGTCGTCCTCGCGGCCGAGACCCTGGGCCCCGTCACCACCTCGGCCGGGGTGCGCGTGCTCCCCGACACCACCTTCCAGGAGGTGTCCCGCAGGAGCATCGACACCCTCCTGGTGCCCGGCGCGGTCGAGGTCGACGGCCGTCGGCGCGTACACGCTGTTACCGATGCCGCAGTGGTCGACCGGGTGAGGACTCTCGCCGGCACCGCACGGCGCGTCGCATCCGTCTGCGTGGGGGCGCACATTCTCGCTGCCGCCGGGTTGCTGGACGGCAAGCGCGCCACGACCCACTGGTCGACGGCGCAGCAACTCGCCGCCGACCATCCCGAGGTCGAGGTCGACTCCGATCCGATCTTCATCCGCGACCACGACGTGTGGACCGGCGCGGGCATCAGCGCCTGCCTCGACCTGTCCCTCGCGCTCGTCGCCGAGGACTTCGGCGAGGGCGTCGCCCTCCGCGTCGCCCGGCAGCTCGTGATGTACCTCAAGCGGCCCGGCGGGCAGAGCCAGTTCAGCGTCCCGCTCGAACCCGTCTCGACGACGCGACGCATCGAGGACCTCCGCCACCACATCACGCGGAACATCGCCGAGCCGCTCACCGTCGCCGATCTCGCCGGGGAGGCCCATGTGAGCGAACGGCAGCTCACGAGGATCTTCAAGACCGAACTCGGCATGACCCCGGCCGCCTACATCGAATCGGCCCGCGTCGAAGTGGCACGCAACCAACTCGAATCCACCGATGCCACCCTGGAGCGCATCGCGTCCACCTGCGGCTTCAACACGACCGACACCCTCATCCGGGCGTTCCGCCGCAAGCTCGACACGACACCGACGGAATACCGCAACCGCTTCCGGACTCCCGTCTAA
- a CDS encoding isochorismatase family protein — protein sequence MATTTLRELSGFDQTPASLTDATLILVDYQNTYTRGVMELTGWRPALDSAAALLARAREAGTKVIHVVNDGGAGTPYDIRSEIGGIHSAVAPVEGEPVVVKTVPNAFVDTDLGEHVDAAGNKNVIVAGFMTNMCVTFTVEGAFLRGNRPTVVADACATRPLRTALADLSAEQIHHGALATISDLYGVIVPSASSLS from the coding sequence ATGGCTACGACAACCCTGCGTGAGCTCAGCGGCTTCGATCAGACCCCGGCATCGCTCACCGATGCGACGCTGATCCTGGTCGACTACCAGAACACCTACACCCGTGGCGTGATGGAGCTGACGGGGTGGCGGCCGGCCCTCGACTCCGCCGCCGCGCTGCTGGCCAGGGCCCGGGAGGCAGGCACGAAGGTCATCCACGTCGTGAACGACGGCGGCGCCGGAACGCCGTACGACATCCGGAGCGAGATCGGCGGGATCCACTCCGCCGTGGCTCCCGTCGAGGGCGAACCCGTCGTCGTCAAGACGGTTCCCAACGCATTCGTCGACACCGACCTGGGTGAGCACGTCGACGCCGCCGGCAACAAGAACGTCATCGTCGCCGGGTTCATGACCAACATGTGCGTGACCTTCACGGTGGAGGGCGCGTTCCTACGCGGCAACCGGCCCACGGTGGTCGCCGACGCCTGTGCCACCCGGCCTCTGCGGACGGCACTCGCCGACCTGTCCGCCGAACAGATCCACCACGGTGCGCTCGCGACGATCTCCGATCTCTACGGGGTCATCGTCCCGTCCGCGTCGTCCCTGAGCTGA
- a CDS encoding ComEC/Rec2 family competence protein, translating into MIRLRMLPAEDGDCLLLEYGNDEFARRILFDGGRHGTYGRIKPLLAGLDGGRIDVLVVTHVDQDHILGVLAMLDDLERPVQFGDVWFNGFDHLHDREVLGAVDGEELTTALMTQHLPWNKAFEGRSIEVGHPLSWFDDGSTMEVLAPDRRLLESLITTWKTKCEEAGLIPGVDPKERELAAGVEHFGPIDVDKLAATPFNRDGSPTNPTSIGLLFEFEGTRIVFTGDADDPRLVASLRPRAEAEGGRLRIDALKVAHHGSARNLSNDLLGLLDCGRYLISTNGKIHGHPDDVAIARILKNGGETKELFFNYRERAANWDLAALKEEFGYRVLAPAPADEDGFLTVDF; encoded by the coding sequence ATGATCCGGCTCAGGATGCTGCCCGCGGAGGACGGCGACTGCCTGCTCCTCGAATACGGCAATGACGAGTTCGCCCGGCGGATCCTCTTCGACGGCGGACGGCACGGTACCTACGGACGGATCAAACCGCTGCTCGCCGGGCTGGACGGCGGCCGGATCGACGTACTCGTGGTGACACACGTCGACCAGGACCACATCCTCGGTGTGCTGGCGATGCTCGACGACCTCGAACGGCCGGTGCAGTTCGGGGACGTGTGGTTCAACGGCTTCGACCATCTCCACGACCGCGAGGTGCTCGGCGCGGTGGACGGGGAGGAGCTCACCACCGCGCTCATGACCCAGCACCTCCCCTGGAACAAGGCCTTCGAGGGCCGGAGCATCGAGGTGGGCCATCCGCTGTCCTGGTTCGACGACGGATCCACGATGGAGGTGCTGGCGCCGGACCGCCGGCTGCTCGAGTCGCTGATCACGACGTGGAAGACCAAGTGCGAGGAGGCCGGGCTGATCCCCGGAGTGGACCCCAAGGAGAGGGAGCTGGCGGCCGGCGTCGAACACTTCGGCCCGATCGACGTCGACAAGCTGGCCGCCACGCCGTTCAACCGGGACGGCTCCCCGACGAACCCCACCAGCATCGGCCTGCTGTTCGAGTTCGAGGGCACCCGCATCGTCTTCACCGGCGACGCGGACGACCCCCGCCTGGTGGCCTCGCTCCGGCCGCGCGCCGAGGCCGAGGGCGGGCGGCTGCGGATCGACGCCCTGAAGGTCGCCCACCACGGCAGCGCCAGGAACCTCTCGAACGACCTGCTCGGCCTCCTCGACTGCGGCCGCTATCTGATCTCCACCAACGGCAAGATCCACGGCCACCCGGACGACGTCGCCATCGCCCGCATCCTCAAGAACGGCGGGGAGACGAAGGAACTCTTCTTCAACTACCGCGAGCGGGCCGCGAACTGGGACCTCGCCGCTCTGAAGGAGGAGTTCGGATACCGTGTGCTGGCCCCCGCGCCGGCCGACGAGGACGGTTTCCTCACCGTGGACTTCTGA
- a CDS encoding caspase family protein: MAGFTVHLDEHAGPASTHALVIGVGAYEHLDGGPSPTDHPGAVGMRQLSSPPRSARAFATWMIDQYLDKGRPLGSLALLLSEAAPAPFVHPKTQGEHGVEPATIDNIVAAVTEWKDRGDHDQARLVFYFCGHGISLGVDTSLLAADVFADRNSPLNGALHFEALTRGLNNCRAGQQVFFVDACREGSDALVRQVGTDSLGRVPVAGNVRPDGFVPREHAIIYATLHGAEAVARAGGVSLFTDALLRSFDGAGSENTEDSVWRVTTATLLHATVRFMREPSFAGSLVGASVPVGKESFDFDFHELRGDPVVPVYIGCKDPADNARAEFICRHPEQAERRRPPPAPGEEPDLGEWALFLPFGRYEVEAVLGPEDVRSNELDARPPLFRIGLARP, encoded by the coding sequence ATGGCCGGTTTCACCGTCCACCTGGACGAGCACGCGGGGCCCGCGTCCACGCACGCGCTCGTCATCGGCGTCGGGGCGTACGAGCACCTGGACGGCGGCCCGTCTCCGACGGACCACCCGGGAGCCGTGGGGATGCGGCAGTTGTCCTCACCACCCCGATCGGCGCGCGCCTTCGCCACCTGGATGATCGACCAGTACCTCGACAAGGGCAGACCGCTGGGGAGCCTGGCACTCCTGCTGAGCGAAGCGGCTCCCGCCCCCTTCGTCCACCCGAAGACGCAAGGCGAGCACGGCGTGGAACCGGCGACCATCGACAACATCGTGGCCGCCGTCACGGAGTGGAAGGACCGGGGCGACCACGATCAGGCCCGCCTGGTCTTCTACTTCTGCGGCCACGGGATCTCGCTGGGGGTCGACACGTCCCTTCTGGCGGCGGACGTGTTCGCCGACCGCAACAGCCCGCTGAACGGCGCACTGCACTTCGAGGCCCTGACGAGAGGACTCAACAACTGCCGGGCCGGCCAGCAGGTCTTCTTCGTCGACGCCTGCCGGGAGGGCTCCGACGCACTCGTCCGCCAGGTGGGCACGGACTCCCTCGGGCGGGTCCCGGTCGCCGGAAACGTACGCCCCGACGGGTTCGTGCCACGGGAACACGCCATCATCTACGCGACCCTGCACGGCGCGGAGGCCGTCGCCCGCGCCGGAGGCGTCAGCCTGTTCACCGACGCGCTGCTGCGGAGCTTCGACGGCGCGGGAAGCGAGAACACCGAGGACAGCGTGTGGCGGGTGACCACCGCCACCCTGCTGCACGCGACCGTCCGCTTCATGAGGGAGCCCTCGTTCGCGGGGTCCCTCGTGGGGGCCTCCGTACCGGTCGGCAAGGAATCGTTCGACTTCGACTTCCACGAACTGCGCGGTGACCCGGTCGTCCCGGTGTACATCGGCTGCAAGGACCCCGCCGACAACGCGCGCGCCGAATTCATCTGCCGCCACCCCGAGCAGGCGGAACGGCGGCGCCCGCCGCCCGCGCCCGGCGAAGAACCCGACCTCGGCGAGTGGGCCCTGTTCCTGCCGTTCGGGCGGTACGAGGTCGAGGCCGTCCTCGGTCCCGAGGACGTACGCAGCAACGAACTGGACGCGCGCCCACCGCTGTTCCGCATCGGATTGGCCAGGCCATGA
- a CDS encoding pyroglutamyl peptidase: MILLRRAATAAVLLATFLPIAIAAPAQAADDVSCSTSAAASLDPEQARLADRRTSALVERAGLASFVRRFPAALCSARGPAEAARLLDEWGEALWQASVRRAQDPRPGGDLATGDDRPLYWARLAMTASLARWEPGFAVDRPALRARFEDASRGLTDNGFTSRPGVRRVFISGFDPFGLDAEIRRANPSGSAALQLNGRRVTLGDGSTAEIRAVVLPVRYADFDAGIVERAFAPRLTAGGPGAADLITTVSQGYPGIFTLEEWAGRSRSADPYPDNTGALSGGTRAHPVTAPGLGAGPEFIRTTLPADAVTGAVQTPYPVLLNSAVTEIPADGTAPVDREDGPTPGSRAVAGGGGGYLSNEVAYRSNRLRGELAPLLPGGHLHTPVLTGLPADPQALTGPEFERNESAIVSEVRAVLEHVAVRR; this comes from the coding sequence ATGATCCTCTTACGCCGTGCCGCGACGGCCGCGGTCCTCCTCGCCACGTTCCTTCCGATCGCAATCGCCGCCCCCGCGCAGGCGGCTGACGACGTCTCCTGCTCCACGTCCGCCGCCGCCTCCCTCGACCCCGAACAGGCACGGCTCGCCGATCGCCGGACCTCGGCGCTCGTCGAGCGGGCTGGGCTGGCGAGCTTCGTGCGGCGCTTCCCCGCCGCTCTGTGCTCCGCCCGGGGGCCCGCCGAGGCCGCCCGGCTGCTCGACGAGTGGGGCGAGGCCCTGTGGCAGGCCTCCGTACGACGGGCCCAGGACCCGCGGCCGGGAGGCGATCTCGCGACCGGCGACGACCGGCCGCTGTACTGGGCGCGTCTCGCCATGACCGCCTCGCTCGCCCGCTGGGAACCGGGATTCGCCGTCGACCGCCCCGCGCTGCGCGCCCGCTTCGAGGACGCCTCCCGCGGCCTCACGGACAACGGCTTCACCAGCCGGCCCGGCGTGCGGCGCGTCTTCATCAGCGGCTTCGACCCCTTCGGGCTCGACGCCGAGATCCGCCGCGCCAACCCGTCCGGCTCGGCCGCCCTCCAGCTCAACGGCAGGCGCGTGACCCTCGGCGACGGCAGTACGGCCGAGATCCGCGCGGTCGTCCTCCCCGTGCGGTACGCCGACTTCGACGCGGGCATCGTGGAGCGGGCGTTCGCCCCGCGCCTGACGGCCGGCGGCCCTGGAGCGGCGGACCTCATCACCACCGTCAGCCAGGGCTATCCGGGCATCTTCACCCTGGAGGAGTGGGCGGGCCGGTCCCGGTCCGCGGATCCCTACCCCGACAACACCGGCGCCCTCTCCGGGGGCACCCGTGCGCATCCGGTGACCGCCCCGGGCCTCGGCGCGGGGCCCGAGTTCATCCGCACCACCCTCCCCGCGGACGCGGTGACGGGCGCCGTCCAGACGCCGTACCCGGTGCTGCTGAACTCCGCCGTCACCGAGATACCGGCCGACGGGACGGCGCCGGTCGACCGGGAGGACGGCCCGACCCCCGGCTCGCGGGCCGTGGCGGGCGGCGGAGGCGGCTACCTGTCCAACGAGGTGGCCTACCGCTCCAACCGGCTGCGCGGTGAGCTGGCCCCGCTGCTGCCGGGAGGCCATCTGCACACCCCCGTGCTCACCGGCCTGCCGGCGGATCCGCAGGCCTTGACCGGCCCCGAGTTCGAACGCAACGAGAGCGCCATCGTCTCGGAGGTCCGCGCGGTCCTCGAACACGTCGCCGTCCGCCGCTGA
- a CDS encoding YhjD/YihY/BrkB family envelope integrity protein: protein MPGPQAPRRRFAVPGWMRRYTPLLGRTLEQLTAVNVLDCATRMAAQAFLGAIPAIFVIGAIAPDWVQQQLVSTISTTLGLTDPALDEVRKVYDAGSTTAVASTGAVGVVVTLLSATACSRALQKTCERCWHLPKAGARLAAWRWVAWLAVWLTALIFQGPIQDAFGVGRTLGAAIALVSGTLLWWWTQHLLLGARVPWLPLLPGAVFVAVGGQVITWGSRYYIPRAVDHSLEQFGGLGLVFVLLSWLIGFFVVVTVAMAVGYVLAHEPLPARWLKTPATGPEGAAAPR, encoded by the coding sequence GTGCCCGGACCGCAAGCCCCACGGCGCCGGTTCGCCGTGCCGGGCTGGATGCGCAGGTATACACCGCTCCTGGGCCGGACCCTCGAACAGCTCACGGCCGTCAACGTGCTGGACTGCGCCACCCGGATGGCGGCACAGGCCTTCCTCGGCGCGATCCCCGCCATCTTCGTCATCGGCGCGATCGCCCCCGACTGGGTGCAGCAACAGCTGGTCTCGACGATCAGTACGACCCTGGGCCTGACGGACCCCGCGCTGGACGAGGTGCGCAAGGTGTACGACGCCGGCAGCACCACGGCCGTCGCGAGCACCGGAGCCGTGGGCGTCGTGGTGACGCTGCTGTCCGCCACCGCGTGCAGCCGCGCCCTGCAGAAGACGTGCGAAAGGTGCTGGCACCTGCCCAAGGCCGGAGCCCGCCTCGCCGCCTGGCGGTGGGTGGCCTGGCTCGCCGTCTGGCTGACGGCCCTGATCTTCCAAGGGCCGATCCAGGACGCCTTCGGCGTCGGCCGTACCCTCGGCGCCGCCATCGCGCTGGTCAGCGGCACACTGCTGTGGTGGTGGACCCAGCACCTGCTGCTCGGTGCCAGGGTGCCGTGGCTGCCACTGCTGCCCGGCGCGGTCTTCGTCGCCGTCGGGGGGCAGGTGATCACCTGGGGTTCGAGGTACTACATCCCCCGTGCCGTGGACCACAGCCTGGAGCAGTTCGGCGGCCTCGGGCTGGTCTTCGTCCTGCTGTCGTGGCTGATCGGGTTCTTCGTCGTCGTCACGGTGGCCATGGCCGTGGGATACGTACTGGCCCACGAGCCGCTGCCGGCGCGCTGGCTCAAGACTCCCGCCACCGGGCCCGAGGGGGCGGCTGCCCCACGGTGA
- a CDS encoding class III lanthipeptide, with product MSVLKLQNLQPVATNNSAAVISLTSSSSSCCSTKPE from the coding sequence ATGAGCGTTCTCAAGCTCCAGAACCTGCAGCCCGTGGCGACGAACAACAGCGCTGCCGTCATCAGCCTGACGAGCAGCAGCAGCAGCTGCTGTTCCACCAAGCCGGAGTAA